One window from the genome of Haloprofundus halobius encodes:
- a CDS encoding DUF5811 family protein: MNGNTPFAGVPDAVDADQPDLSAELTGDQKQQLRRAVASIVAQTREYLPDGYAIGSELSYDSNGPRATVAVHPPAGHAVSAGFNPDTDDLESGLDDEDRREVARGLAASAAMQAMAAVGDGVTPTAR; encoded by the coding sequence ATGAACGGCAACACCCCCTTCGCGGGCGTTCCGGACGCCGTCGACGCCGACCAACCGGACCTCTCCGCCGAACTCACCGGCGACCAGAAACAGCAACTCCGCCGAGCGGTCGCCAGCATCGTCGCACAGACGCGGGAGTATCTCCCCGACGGTTACGCTATCGGTTCGGAACTCTCCTACGACTCGAACGGCCCGCGGGCGACTGTCGCCGTCCACCCCCCGGCGGGTCACGCCGTCAGCGCCGGCTTCAATCCCGACACCGACGACCTGGAGTCGGGCCTCGACGACGAGGACCGCCGCGAAGTCGCGCGGGGTCTGGCCGCGAGCGCCGCGATGCAGGCGATGGCCGCCGTCGGCGACGGCGTCACGCCGACCGCGCGATAA
- the infB gene encoding translation initiation factor IF-2, with protein MSDTDQPPRTETLRTPIVAVLGHVDHGKTSLLDKVRGSAVSEGEAGAITQHIGATAVPLDTVSSMAGSLVDPDDFDLPGLLFIDTPGHHSFSTLRSRGGALADIAILVVDVNDGFQPQTVEALDILKRTGTPFVVAANKVDTTPGWNPQEGSPIKPSYDAQSDRARGMLDTNLYEIIGQLSDEGLSADLYWRVQNFQKNVGVIPVSAMTGEGIPDLLAVLMGLSQRYMKAEMAVDIAGPGAGTVLEVKEERGFGATLDVVLYDGTVREGDTIVVGGTNGPIVTEIRALLQPRPLAEIRTEKRFERVDEVKAAAGVKIAAPDLDDAMAGAPVRAVRSREVDDVIQDVQAELAEIEVNTEEEGVVVKADTLGSLEAMANALREAEIPILRAEVGDVAPRDVAVAGTAREDEHKVILAFNVDVLPNAEDELDDSDVRLFDDDVIYQLIEEYDEFVTERKRAQQETVLDKIVRPARFRILQDHVFRQNDPAVVGVEVMSGTLKNNMRVVKFDGDKPTRVGQLSGIQQQGEDVKQVRAGNRVSVAIDGPTVGRQIDEGDELWVELPEKHAKILEQELSSEIPGDELEALQGYLDKHRRRDPFWGK; from the coding sequence ATGTCAGATACGGACCAGCCACCACGAACCGAGACGCTTCGCACACCCATCGTCGCCGTTCTGGGTCACGTCGACCACGGGAAGACCAGCCTCCTCGACAAGGTTCGGGGGTCGGCCGTCAGCGAGGGTGAGGCCGGCGCAATCACCCAGCACATCGGTGCCACCGCGGTGCCGCTCGACACGGTGTCGTCGATGGCCGGCAGCCTCGTCGACCCCGACGACTTCGACCTTCCCGGTCTCCTGTTCATCGACACGCCGGGGCACCACTCGTTTTCGACGCTGCGCTCGCGCGGCGGCGCGCTCGCCGACATCGCCATCCTCGTCGTCGACGTCAACGACGGCTTCCAGCCGCAGACCGTCGAGGCGCTCGACATCCTCAAGCGGACCGGGACGCCGTTCGTCGTCGCCGCCAACAAAGTCGACACGACGCCGGGGTGGAACCCGCAGGAGGGGTCGCCCATCAAGCCGTCGTACGACGCCCAGAGCGACCGCGCGCGGGGGATGCTCGACACGAACCTCTACGAGATAATCGGCCAGCTCTCCGACGAGGGGCTGTCGGCTGACCTCTACTGGCGCGTCCAGAACTTCCAGAAGAACGTCGGCGTCATCCCCGTCTCGGCGATGACCGGCGAGGGGATTCCGGACCTGCTCGCCGTCCTGATGGGGCTGTCGCAGCGCTACATGAAAGCCGAGATGGCCGTCGACATCGCCGGTCCCGGTGCGGGGACGGTGCTTGAAGTCAAGGAGGAGCGCGGCTTCGGCGCGACGCTCGACGTGGTGCTGTACGACGGCACCGTCCGCGAGGGCGACACCATCGTCGTCGGCGGGACCAACGGTCCCATCGTCACCGAGATTCGCGCGCTGTTGCAACCGCGCCCGCTCGCCGAGATTCGAACCGAGAAGCGGTTCGAGCGCGTCGACGAAGTGAAAGCCGCGGCGGGTGTGAAGATCGCCGCCCCCGACCTCGACGACGCGATGGCGGGCGCGCCGGTCCGCGCCGTCCGGAGCCGCGAGGTCGACGACGTAATACAGGACGTGCAGGCCGAACTCGCCGAGATAGAGGTCAACACCGAGGAGGAAGGCGTCGTGGTGAAGGCCGACACGCTCGGGAGCCTCGAAGCGATGGCAAACGCCCTGAGAGAGGCCGAGATTCCGATTCTCCGCGCGGAAGTCGGCGACGTGGCCCCCCGCGACGTCGCCGTCGCCGGAACCGCCCGCGAGGACGAACACAAGGTCATCCTCGCGTTCAACGTCGACGTGCTGCCGAACGCCGAGGACGAACTCGACGACAGCGACGTGCGGCTGTTCGACGACGACGTCATCTACCAACTCATCGAAGAGTACGACGAGTTCGTCACCGAGCGAAAACGCGCCCAGCAGGAGACGGTGCTCGACAAGATCGTCCGCCCGGCGCGCTTCCGCATCCTCCAGGACCACGTGTTCCGCCAGAACGACCCCGCCGTCGTCGGCGTCGAGGTCATGTCCGGCACCCTCAAAAACAACATGCGCGTCGTCAAGTTCGACGGGGACAAGCCGACGCGCGTCGGTCAGCTGTCGGGTATTCAACAACAGGGCGAGGACGTCAAACAGGTCCGCGCGGGCAACCGCGTCAGCGTCGCCATCGACGGCCCGACGGTCGGCCGTCAGATAGACGAGGGCGACGAGTTGTGGGTCGAACTCCCCGAGAAACACGCGAAGATTCTCGAACAGGAACTGTCGAGCGAGATTCCCGGCGACGAACTGGAGGCGCTGCAGGGGTATCTCGACAAACACCGCCGTCGGGACCCGTTCTGGGGGAAGTAA
- a CDS encoding PRC-barrel domain-containing protein, which translates to MADILAENLSGKAVMGSDGTELGMLYNITMNHKTGALTDLLVSPDEEALGVDTGSFDRDDAGRFRIPVSHVKAVKDYIVVQR; encoded by the coding sequence ATGGCCGACATACTCGCCGAGAACCTCTCGGGCAAAGCCGTCATGGGTTCGGACGGAACCGAACTCGGCATGCTGTACAACATCACGATGAACCACAAGACGGGCGCACTCACGGATCTGCTCGTCTCCCCGGACGAGGAAGCGCTCGGCGTCGATACTGGGTCGTTCGACCGCGACGACGCCGGTCGGTTCCGCATCCCGGTCAGTCACGTCAAAGCGGTGAAAGATTACATCGTCGTCCAGCGTTAG
- a CDS encoding RNA-guided endonuclease InsQ/TnpB family protein: protein MYYAYKYRLEPSDAHREELDRHRDICRQLYNHTRYRLNEYRENHGELPSMTTLRSELPDLKKWWDGLSDVYSKVLQTVVERLFNNLSSLSALKQNGYGVGMLKWKPPREFRSFTYNQSGFKLDKKGDQTVLSLSKLADIPIRLHREIPDNAALKQVTLKKEPTGEWFATFGVEVDREPPEKPDRPKTVVGIDVGILKYAHDTDGHAIESADLSDERDRLEREQRKLSRREHGSSNYEKQRRRVAECHADLKNKRRDFLHKLSAYYAREYDLVAVEDLDAKGLVELDGNSRNRAGAAWGTFLRMLEYKCEREGTHFVAVDPGGTTKECAACGVSTDKPLWVREHSCPSCGFTADRDWNAAWNILSRGIKQLGSGRSESTPVETALPTGTTSVPAKRVIEAGSPTLKERAQASE, encoded by the coding sequence ATGTACTACGCCTACAAGTATCGTCTCGAGCCGTCCGACGCCCACCGCGAGGAGTTGGACCGACATCGCGATATCTGTAGGCAACTGTACAACCATACCCGCTACCGCCTCAACGAGTACCGAGAGAACCACGGCGAACTGCCGTCCATGACCACACTTCGATCGGAGCTACCCGACCTCAAGAAGTGGTGGGACGGACTCTCGGACGTGTACTCGAAAGTTCTCCAAACCGTCGTTGAACGCCTGTTCAACAACCTCAGTAGCCTTTCTGCGCTCAAGCAGAACGGCTACGGCGTCGGGATGCTCAAGTGGAAGCCACCGCGCGAGTTCCGCAGTTTCACGTACAATCAGTCTGGCTTCAAGCTCGACAAGAAGGGCGACCAGACTGTGCTGTCACTTTCGAAACTCGCGGACATACCGATCCGGCTCCATCGAGAGATCCCCGACAACGCCGCACTCAAGCAGGTCACACTCAAGAAGGAACCGACGGGCGAGTGGTTCGCTACGTTCGGTGTCGAAGTTGACCGAGAGCCGCCGGAGAAGCCCGACCGTCCAAAGACCGTCGTCGGGATCGACGTGGGTATTCTGAAATACGCCCACGACACCGACGGCCACGCGATCGAATCGGCCGACCTCTCGGACGAACGCGACCGACTCGAGCGAGAGCAACGGAAGCTTTCACGCAGAGAGCACGGGTCGAGCAACTACGAGAAACAACGCCGTCGCGTGGCCGAATGCCACGCCGATCTGAAGAACAAGCGCCGCGACTTCCTTCACAAACTCTCGGCGTACTACGCACGAGAGTACGATCTCGTCGCGGTCGAAGACCTGGACGCGAAAGGTCTGGTCGAACTTGACGGCAACTCACGGAACCGTGCCGGAGCAGCGTGGGGAACGTTCCTTCGAATGCTCGAGTACAAGTGCGAACGCGAAGGCACGCATTTTGTCGCGGTCGATCCAGGCGGAACGACCAAAGAGTGTGCGGCGTGCGGTGTCTCGACCGACAAACCGCTGTGGGTTCGCGAACACTCCTGTCCCTCGTGCGGCTTCACCGCCGACAGAGACTGGAACGCAGCGTGGAACATTCTTTCTCGCGGTATCAAGCAGTTAGGATCGGGACGCTCCGAATCAACGCCTGTGGAGACTGCGCTCCCTACGGGAACCACTTCGGTTCCTGCAAAGCGCGTCATCGAAGCAGGAAGCCCCACCCTCAAGGAGCGAGCGCAAGCGAGCGAGTAG
- a CDS encoding NOB1 family endonuclease, whose translation MQVLDSSAFIHEYHTDEQTASIPDVQAELEGEHAFRFDAMEGAGMHIHIPAEGAVETIGRAAAETGDADVLSETDMRLLATSFELDATLVTDDYAMQNVAEHLGVSVKVIARDGIEEQRNWRFQCAGCGREFDENHDRCPICGSDLTRKNPA comes from the coding sequence ATGCAAGTTCTCGATTCTTCGGCGTTCATCCACGAGTACCACACCGACGAGCAGACGGCTTCGATACCCGACGTCCAGGCGGAACTGGAAGGCGAGCACGCCTTCCGTTTCGACGCGATGGAAGGTGCGGGGATGCACATCCACATTCCCGCCGAGGGGGCCGTCGAGACTATCGGTCGCGCCGCCGCGGAGACGGGCGACGCCGACGTGCTCTCGGAGACGGACATGCGGCTTCTCGCCACCTCCTTCGAGTTGGACGCGACGCTCGTCACCGACGACTACGCGATGCAGAACGTCGCCGAACATCTCGGCGTCTCGGTGAAGGTCATCGCCCGCGACGGCATCGAAGAGCAGCGCAACTGGCGCTTCCAGTGCGCCGGCTGCGGCCGCGAGTTCGACGAGAACCACGACCGCTGTCCCATCTGCGGGTCGGACCTCACGCGAAAGAATCCGGCGTAG
- a CDS encoding CPBP family intramembrane glutamic endopeptidase: protein MQSEPSPQSQSATHLQAAGTVVFVVAGAFAVGIGVSLVGLFVLQSLGISAQTPATRAVLGSLQYVGFGIAAYLYLSKRDEWNIVRWRVPTLRDLGWIGGGLVILVGALVAVSAVIQQFGIEVAANQVITAGQQNPVYFLYMVPVTIFFVGPMEELIFRGIVQEKLRRVYGQAVAVVVASAVFAVAHWLALIGSGGGKVASIAVIFVLGAVLALLYERTENLVVVAVVHGLFNAYQFLGQYAIATGLIPGA from the coding sequence ATGCAGTCAGAACCTTCCCCGCAGTCGCAGTCCGCGACGCACCTACAGGCCGCCGGAACCGTCGTCTTCGTCGTCGCCGGCGCGTTCGCCGTGGGTATCGGCGTCTCCCTCGTCGGTCTGTTCGTGCTCCAGTCCCTCGGAATCTCGGCGCAGACACCCGCGACGCGTGCCGTTCTCGGGTCGCTACAGTACGTCGGTTTCGGCATCGCCGCCTACCTCTACCTCTCGAAACGAGACGAGTGGAACATCGTCCGCTGGCGCGTCCCGACGCTCCGCGACCTCGGCTGGATCGGCGGCGGACTCGTCATCCTCGTCGGTGCACTCGTCGCCGTCTCCGCCGTCATCCAGCAATTCGGCATCGAGGTGGCGGCAAACCAGGTCATCACGGCCGGCCAGCAGAACCCCGTCTACTTCCTCTACATGGTGCCGGTGACCATCTTCTTCGTCGGTCCGATGGAGGAACTCATCTTCCGCGGCATCGTCCAGGAGAAGCTCCGCCGTGTCTACGGGCAGGCGGTGGCCGTCGTGGTCGCCAGCGCCGTCTTCGCCGTCGCCCACTGGCTGGCGCTCATCGGCAGCGGCGGCGGCAAAGTCGCGAGCATCGCCGTCATCTTCGTCCTCGGCGCGGTTCTGGCGCTGCTGTACGAGCGGACCGAGAACCTCGTCGTCGTCGCCGTCGTCCACGGCCTGTTCAACGCCTACCAGTTCCTCGGCCAGTACGCTATCGCGACAGGTCTGATTCCGGGTGCGTAG
- a CDS encoding pyruvoyl-dependent arginine decarboxylase: MSTIRVVSGVATGPTPMSSYDAALAEANIHNYNLVAVSSVVPADADVEFVGTAPELGPAGERLTVVEARATAAGPGRVSAGLGWTTGPGPGLFYESAGETDAETVRERVLAGLDAGRDLREWTFEDERVEVASTGADSGEYTTALVVAVYGDSEPIL, from the coding sequence ATGAGCACGATTCGCGTCGTGAGCGGCGTCGCGACCGGACCGACGCCGATGTCGTCGTACGACGCCGCCCTCGCCGAGGCGAACATCCACAACTACAACCTCGTCGCCGTCTCGTCGGTCGTCCCCGCCGACGCCGACGTCGAGTTCGTCGGCACCGCGCCGGAACTCGGCCCCGCCGGCGAGCGACTCACCGTCGTCGAGGCCCGCGCGACGGCCGCCGGACCGGGTCGGGTCTCCGCCGGCCTCGGGTGGACGACCGGCCCCGGGCCGGGACTGTTCTACGAGTCGGCCGGCGAGACGGACGCAGAGACCGTCCGCGAGCGTGTCCTCGCGGGCCTCGACGCCGGCCGCGACCTCCGCGAGTGGACGTTCGAGGACGAACGCGTCGAAGTCGCCTCGACGGGGGCTGACTCCGGCGAGTACACGACCGCACTCGTGGTCGCGGTTTACGGCGACAGCGAACCGATCTTATAA
- the pan2 gene encoding proteasome-activating nucleotidase Pan2 gives MSRSPSLPDRPRLDLDPEMSDAERLDAMQKHFARIVQVNEELDERLAQADDRMGDLQSEVDQLKRRNDTLKKASLYLASVEEVSDDGVVIKQHGNNQEVLTEVSPQLAAKLEAGDRVAINDSFAVQRILDDETDARAQAMEVNESPDVSYDDIGGIDDQIREVKEAVEDPLASPELFEEVGVDPPAGVLLYGPPGTGKTMLAKAVANQTDATFIKMAGSELVQKFIGEGARLVRDLFSLAAEREPAVIFIDEIDAVASKRTDSKTSGDAEVQRTMMQLLNEMDGFEERGDVRIIAATNRFDMLDEAILRPGRFDRLIEVPKPNEEGRRRILDIHTDRMNVADDVDLDAFADDLDGFSGADIASLATEAGMFAIRDERTEVKMEDFEAAREKLVEADEDDVVGEFTDYQY, from the coding sequence ATGTCTCGGAGTCCGTCGCTCCCCGACCGCCCTCGGCTCGACCTCGACCCAGAGATGTCGGACGCCGAGCGCCTCGATGCGATGCAGAAGCACTTCGCGCGCATCGTTCAGGTCAACGAGGAGCTAGACGAACGGTTAGCACAGGCAGACGACCGGATGGGGGACCTCCAGTCGGAGGTCGACCAACTGAAACGCCGCAACGACACGCTGAAGAAGGCGTCGCTGTACCTCGCCTCCGTCGAGGAGGTTTCCGACGACGGCGTCGTCATCAAACAGCACGGCAACAACCAGGAGGTGCTGACCGAGGTGTCGCCGCAACTGGCGGCCAAACTGGAGGCGGGCGACCGGGTCGCCATCAACGACTCCTTCGCGGTTCAGCGGATTCTCGACGACGAGACCGACGCCCGAGCACAGGCGATGGAGGTCAACGAGTCGCCCGACGTCTCCTACGACGACATCGGCGGCATCGACGACCAGATTCGGGAGGTCAAGGAGGCGGTCGAGGACCCGCTGGCGTCGCCCGAACTGTTCGAGGAAGTCGGTGTTGACCCGCCGGCGGGCGTCCTGCTGTACGGCCCGCCGGGGACGGGCAAGACGATGCTCGCGAAGGCCGTCGCCAACCAGACCGACGCGACGTTCATCAAGATGGCCGGCTCCGAACTCGTCCAGAAGTTCATCGGCGAGGGCGCGCGACTCGTCCGTGACCTGTTCTCGCTGGCGGCCGAGCGCGAACCCGCCGTCATCTTTATCGACGAGATCGACGCCGTCGCCTCCAAGCGGACGGACTCGAAGACCTCCGGCGACGCCGAGGTCCAGCGGACGATGATGCAACTGCTCAACGAGATGGACGGCTTCGAAGAGCGCGGTGACGTGCGCATCATCGCGGCGACGAACCGCTTCGATATGCTCGACGAGGCCATCCTCCGGCCGGGCCGCTTCGACCGCCTCATCGAGGTCCCGAAACCGAACGAGGAGGGCCGCCGCCGCATCCTCGACATCCACACCGACCGTATGAACGTCGCCGACGACGTGGACCTCGACGCGTTCGCCGACGACCTCGACGGGTTCAGCGGTGCGGACATCGCCAGCCTCGCCACCGAGGCGGGGATGTTCGCTATCCGCGACGAACGCACCGAAGTGAAGATGGAGGACTTCGAGGCCGCCCGCGAGAAACTCGTCGAGGCCGACGAGGACGACGTCGTCGGCGAGTTTACTGACTACCAGTACTGA